One genomic region from Chelmon rostratus isolate fCheRos1 chromosome 11, fCheRos1.pri, whole genome shotgun sequence encodes:
- the LOC121613947 gene encoding arginine vasopressin-induced protein 1-like yields the protein MPPFPVFLRMDAGPGHPPPSVVAGPSSLWRLAERRSRKAGSGNIFSDVNLWQLQRLFRAAGDQDAEQRAQLVWGHGDEAELAQALIGLRARSHRRGLKTKGRDALGSHWLRAFNHLRIGESSPGGQGKDPAEECDTEAGAHSSPEPHRHTSVGMTGRDTGATVGLSERQGPAGASERPVRASSGLRRGVENNPERYLHRILH from the exons ATGCCACCTTTTCCCGTCTTTCTCCGGATGGACGCCGGACCCGGCCACCCTCCCCCCTCCGTGGTGGCGGGCCCTTCCTCGTTGTGGCGGCTGGCcgagaggaggagcaggaaggcCGGCTCGGGgaacattttcagtgatgtgaATCTGTGGCAGCTCCAGAGACTCTTCAGAGCGGCCGGGGACCAGGATGCGGAGCAGAGGGCCCAGCTGGTTTGGGGACACGGAGATGAGGCTGAACTGGCTCAGGCCTTGATAGGACTGAGGGCCCGAAGTCACAGGAGAGGGCTGAAGACGAAGGGGAGGGACGCACTGGGCTCACACTGGCTACGAGCCTTCAATCACCTCAG gattGGGGAGAGCTCGCCTGGCGGCCAGGGAAAGGACCCTGCGGAGGAGTGTGACACTGAGGCAGGAGCACACAGCAGTCCAGAGCCACACCGGCACACTTCTGTAGGGATGACAGGAAGAGATACAGGGGCCACAGTGGGACTTTCTGAGAGACAGGGCCCTGCAGGGGCCTCTGAGAGACCAGTTAGAGCCAGCTCAGGACTGAGGAGAGGAGTCGAGAACAACCCAGAGAGATATCTCCACCGAATACTCCACTGa